From Candidatus Nitricoxidivorans perseverans, the proteins below share one genomic window:
- a CDS encoding cysteine protease has translation MFYEKKVDLRSRRKMTDFLVNHFRYSTMNSWNLSKSYANKIKISTLGLTHEQASEAFDVLSADGWWDEISFPIDEFTAECSGEFTIGSNGRSGGYLVLYRSAHESTGHKSWCRTCGQRNFAKVFTIPAGNEGIVAAEVLRTNCTFRAEVYLEQPSIQDLKFPEVQKTALVRKYLAELKSQNYTLGNKCGKCGAYGDKGRVNYEHEPRILRVMSGGMDEDKDYEEWSIGQLRDRVELVCRFDRACDAIRDNFIDLIDNCKVVEEVVMVPRNVKRLVCAVGAAV, from the coding sequence ATGTTTTACGAGAAAAAAGTTGATCTTCGTAGCCGACGGAAAATGACAGACTTTTTGGTTAATCATTTTCGGTACTCCACGATGAACTCGTGGAATCTATCCAAAAGCTACGCCAACAAAATCAAGATTAGCACCCTTGGTCTGACCCATGAACAAGCGTCAGAAGCGTTCGATGTTCTATCCGCTGATGGTTGGTGGGACGAGATTAGTTTCCCAATCGATGAATTTACCGCTGAGTGTAGTGGTGAATTTACCATTGGGTCGAATGGCCGCTCCGGCGGCTATCTCGTCCTTTACAGGTCAGCGCATGAAAGTACCGGGCATAAGTCATGGTGCCGAACATGCGGGCAACGCAATTTCGCGAAGGTCTTCACTATTCCAGCTGGCAATGAGGGAATTGTCGCCGCAGAAGTACTGCGGACTAATTGCACGTTCCGGGCAGAAGTCTATCTTGAGCAACCTTCGATCCAAGATCTGAAGTTTCCTGAAGTCCAGAAGACTGCGCTGGTTCGGAAATATCTAGCCGAACTCAAAAGCCAAAACTACACGCTTGGCAACAAGTGCGGGAAGTGCGGTGCGTATGGAGACAAGGGACGTGTGAATTATGAGCACGAACCGAGGATCCTGCGTGTCATGAGCGGCGGAATGGATGAAGACAAAGATTACGAGGAATGGTCAATTGGACAGCTTCGTGATCGAGTCGAGCTGGTTTGCCGCTTCGACAGGGCATGCGATGCTATCCGCGATAACTTCATCGATCTAATCGACAACTGCAAGGTCGTCGAAGAAGTTGTGATGGTGCCAAGGAATGTGAAGCGGCTTGTTTGCGCAGTTGGAGCAGCAGTATGA
- a CDS encoding single-stranded DNA-binding protein, with protein sequence MLNKVQLIGFLGADPDVRFTQEQEAIARVRIATSETWKKDGKRQERTEWHNVVFFGKLAEIVGNHLKKGSLVYVEGRLQTRSWDKEGETRYSTEIVAESMKMLPNGSGKSKDDPASEESPARGKKPPAKHDDGPF encoded by the coding sequence ATGCTTAACAAGGTTCAACTGATCGGTTTCCTCGGAGCTGATCCGGATGTGCGTTTCACCCAGGAGCAGGAAGCGATCGCACGCGTGCGCATCGCCACCAGTGAGACCTGGAAAAAGGACGGCAAGCGCCAGGAGAGGACAGAGTGGCATAACGTCGTGTTCTTCGGCAAGCTGGCTGAAATCGTCGGCAACCACCTCAAGAAAGGATCCCTGGTGTACGTCGAAGGTCGTTTGCAGACGCGCTCTTGGGATAAAGAAGGCGAAACCCGCTATTCGACCGAGATCGTCGCGGAGAGCATGAAGATGCTACCCAATGGCAGCGGCAAGTCGAAAGATGATCCTGCCAGCGAGGAATCGCCTGCAAGAGGCAAAAAGCCGCCGGCCAAGCATGACGACGGTCCTTTCTAG
- a CDS encoding ATP-binding domain-containing protein encodes MGIPYRRTGGKSIWEHSIGSVFAGLLRSAVDDSWTGIANALSFCGIHAEWVNNHSRRTSGGCAGRLDAAIDQVKDDDSRKTVVRLRMGLASWCDQVAKGRSALVVHGIAGFLADYCKPNQLNMLYKLEAVLARMPGTLAQRLAALGRNNQARQQPTIQIMTLHASKGLEFDNVWIMGCEDGNLPHTDSTEEDERRLLYVGMTRARNRLVLSSAMEEGLESRFLSESGLD; translated from the coding sequence ATGGGCATTCCCTATCGGCGCACGGGCGGCAAAAGTATCTGGGAACACTCGATTGGTAGCGTTTTCGCTGGGCTCCTGCGAAGCGCCGTCGATGACTCATGGACAGGTATCGCCAATGCGCTGTCCTTCTGCGGAATTCATGCCGAGTGGGTGAACAATCACTCGCGAAGAACATCGGGGGGATGCGCTGGTCGATTGGATGCTGCAATCGATCAGGTGAAAGATGATGACTCAAGGAAGACCGTAGTGCGATTGAGAATGGGGCTTGCCTCGTGGTGTGATCAGGTCGCAAAAGGTCGATCTGCCTTGGTTGTGCATGGTATCGCCGGATTTCTGGCCGATTACTGCAAGCCGAACCAGCTCAATATGCTTTACAAGCTCGAAGCGGTCTTGGCCAGAATGCCGGGCACACTGGCTCAGCGACTCGCTGCTCTGGGGAGAAACAATCAAGCCCGCCAGCAACCAACGATCCAGATCATGACCCTACATGCCTCGAAAGGGCTGGAGTTCGATAACGTCTGGATTATGGGATGCGAAGATGGAAACTTACCCCACACCGATTCGACGGAGGAAGATGAGCGAAGACTGCTCTATGTGGGCATGACGCGGGCCAGGAATAGACTTGTCCTGAGTAGCGCCATGGAGGAAGGCCTTGAATCGCGATTTCTCAGTGAATCCGGTCT
- a CDS encoding TIGR03761 family integrating conjugative element protein — translation MAAKEVATTAVQKEVPTASDRSKSHPYFTQKVRLHSFHAQQVFDRGFDLCTTAIFSLSVVLRIIGTDDQARDVEGIVDERLSAMFEEIRGEVARLDKLAESNGIEFSGIDYSHPKEVEAKITSPRAVRYIGLIREFDSLVAKLDTLWLSGVIPDGIYSRSIYDWKRRILRLAGTIRSISGRAMTAARRKESQGKDKAEVVSITHETAASVPEQVVA, via the coding sequence ATGGCAGCCAAGGAGGTAGCAACAACCGCAGTACAGAAGGAAGTTCCCACCGCATCAGATCGTTCAAAAAGTCATCCCTATTTCACCCAGAAGGTCCGCCTGCATTCCTTTCATGCCCAGCAGGTTTTTGATCGTGGTTTCGATCTCTGTACAACGGCAATCTTCTCCCTGTCAGTCGTTCTGAGAATTATCGGTACCGACGATCAGGCGCGGGATGTCGAGGGGATTGTCGATGAGCGACTGAGTGCAATGTTTGAAGAAATTCGTGGTGAGGTTGCTCGCCTGGACAAGCTTGCCGAATCCAATGGGATTGAGTTTTCCGGGATCGATTACTCGCACCCGAAAGAGGTCGAGGCGAAGATAACCTCGCCAAGAGCTGTGCGCTATATCGGCCTGATCCGTGAATTCGATTCCTTGGTGGCCAAGCTCGATACCCTCTGGCTATCCGGCGTTATCCCCGATGGCATCTACTCCCGCAGCATCTATGACTGGAAGCGCCGCATCCTTCGATTGGCTGGCACCATTCGTTCAATCTCAGGTCGTGCAATGACGGCCGCTCGAAGAAAGGAGTCTCAAGGCAAGGACAAGGCAGAGGTGGTTTCAATCACTCACGAAACTGCCGCTTCAGTCCCTGAACAAGTAGTCGCATAG
- a CDS encoding recombinase RecT, with protein sequence MSLQALKNINRNAAADANEQPKNFPAMLEQFKGEIARALPKHINPDRMARIALTAFRMTPKLGECDPRSVFAAVIQSSQMGLEVGLMGEAHLVPFGNQCQLIPGYTGLMKLARQSGLVQDIYAHEVRVNDQFTLKLGMERSLDHDPMTGFGGFPASDEERGDVAGFYAVAVFKDGSRTFVAMGRKEVEKIRDNSRGYQAAKRYKKESVWDSDFTAMGLKTAIRRLCKFLPKSPELAAALALDAASEQGKEQNLNLNDVIEGNYAPVVDEETGEITEPDVAQATQAKVAEKPAEPAKAKTAPAAKADAAKAEDAPNPKLKVIFDQMAAAKTNEALDEIYIRAEGELDGTELEALMREYRKCKSQDGLF encoded by the coding sequence ATGTCATTGCAAGCACTCAAGAACATCAATCGCAACGCTGCGGCAGACGCAAACGAGCAGCCCAAGAACTTCCCGGCCATGCTGGAGCAGTTCAAGGGGGAAATCGCCCGAGCCCTGCCCAAGCACATCAACCCGGATCGCATGGCGCGGATTGCGCTGACGGCGTTCCGTATGACGCCGAAGCTTGGCGAGTGCGACCCCCGCAGTGTTTTTGCGGCAGTCATACAGTCCTCGCAGATGGGTCTGGAGGTCGGGCTGATGGGAGAGGCGCACCTGGTGCCATTCGGTAACCAGTGTCAGCTGATTCCCGGTTACACCGGACTCATGAAGCTGGCACGTCAATCGGGATTGGTTCAGGACATCTATGCCCATGAGGTTCGTGTGAATGACCAGTTCACCTTGAAACTCGGCATGGAGCGCAGCTTGGATCACGACCCGATGACAGGGTTTGGCGGTTTCCCGGCATCCGATGAAGAGCGCGGCGACGTGGCAGGCTTTTATGCTGTCGCTGTGTTCAAGGACGGTAGCAGGACGTTCGTGGCGATGGGGCGCAAGGAAGTCGAGAAGATCCGCGATAACTCGCGGGGCTATCAGGCAGCCAAGCGCTACAAGAAAGAGTCCGTCTGGGACTCGGACTTTACGGCGATGGGACTCAAGACGGCGATTCGTCGGCTCTGCAAGTTCCTGCCGAAATCTCCCGAACTGGCGGCTGCGCTTGCACTCGATGCAGCATCCGAGCAGGGTAAGGAACAGAACCTGAATCTGAACGATGTTATCGAGGGCAATTACGCCCCGGTGGTCGATGAGGAAACGGGCGAAATTACCGAACCCGACGTTGCGCAAGCCACCCAAGCCAAGGTTGCCGAAAAGCCGGCTGAGCCCGCCAAAGCCAAGACCGCGCCCGCTGCCAAAGCGGATGCCGCCAAGGCCGAGGATGCGCCCAACCCGAAGCTGAAGGTGATCTTCGATCAGATGGCCGCCGCAAAGACCAATGAGGCGCTGGATGAGATCTACATCCGCGCCGAAGGTGAGCTTGACGGTACCGAACTGGAGGCACTGATGCGCGAATACCGCAAGTGCAAGAGCCAGGACGGCCTGTTCTGA
- a CDS encoding ISL3 family transposase yields the protein MGAVIPAKILGLEGQVIKDVVFNEERGRVRVICARDRRRRPVDHWTKRRGAVNRLLRRTVRDVPIGGWPCEIEIEYAETYVCHGHARVEALSFVAPKTRVTRRYARLIAGMARHMPLSAVARHTGLSWDAVKAIECAHLAETLSMPRPQTLAGIRYLGVDEVARAKGQSYFTLVYDLSPGRHYGRILWIKEGREAAVLLEFLDALTQECAAGIAAIALDMGPAYIAAVRASLPNVAIVFDRFHVMQMFNKVIRDCRRAEFKAAKTLGDLTGQQTIKGSLWLLLSNRTTLKETDQERLNQLLAQNQPLATLYALKEQLQRLWQPGSAVADMATRLDDWCGMARAAKIAGLAKFVKTLQSHRTGICAYADHPITTSRLEAGNVSIALLRRRARGFRDMTYFKLKIFQLNTEDTPSFLYQRIPSACSTTVGNP from the coding sequence ATGGGAGCGGTCATCCCGGCGAAGATTTTGGGGCTTGAGGGGCAAGTGATCAAGGACGTTGTGTTCAACGAAGAGCGTGGGCGAGTGCGCGTCATCTGCGCCCGTGACCGCCGGCGCCGGCCGGTGGATCACTGGACGAAGCGGCGTGGCGCAGTGAATCGCCTGCTGCGGCGAACGGTGCGAGACGTTCCGATCGGCGGCTGGCCCTGTGAAATCGAGATCGAGTACGCCGAGACTTATGTCTGTCATGGTCATGCGCGCGTAGAGGCCTTGTCCTTCGTAGCCCCCAAGACACGCGTCACGCGGCGCTATGCCCGCCTGATTGCCGGCATGGCCCGGCACATGCCGCTCTCGGCGGTGGCACGCCATACGGGGTTGTCCTGGGACGCGGTGAAGGCGATCGAGTGCGCCCACCTGGCTGAGACACTCTCGATGCCGCGCCCGCAGACGCTGGCAGGGATTCGTTACCTGGGCGTCGATGAGGTGGCGCGCGCCAAAGGCCAGAGCTACTTCACCCTGGTCTATGACCTGTCGCCGGGAAGGCACTACGGGCGCATCCTGTGGATCAAGGAAGGGCGCGAAGCGGCCGTGCTGCTGGAGTTCCTCGATGCCCTCACACAGGAATGCGCCGCCGGCATCGCGGCCATAGCGCTGGATATGGGGCCAGCCTACATCGCTGCCGTGCGTGCGTCGCTGCCGAACGTCGCCATCGTCTTCGACCGCTTCCACGTCATGCAGATGTTCAACAAGGTGATCCGCGATTGCCGCCGTGCCGAGTTCAAGGCGGCCAAGACGCTGGGAGACCTGACTGGTCAGCAAACCATCAAGGGCAGCCTGTGGCTGCTGTTGTCGAATCGTACGACCCTCAAGGAAACCGACCAAGAGCGACTCAATCAGCTGCTCGCACAGAACCAGCCGCTGGCCACGCTGTATGCCCTCAAGGAACAGTTGCAGCGTTTGTGGCAGCCCGGCTCCGCAGTTGCCGACATGGCGACGCGTCTCGACGACTGGTGCGGTATGGCACGTGCCGCAAAGATCGCCGGCCTGGCAAAGTTCGTGAAGACATTGCAGTCCCACCGCACCGGCATCTGCGCGTATGCCGATCATCCGATCACCACCTCGCGCCTGGAAGCCGGCAACGTCTCCATCGCCCTCCTGCGCCGCAGAGCCCGTGGCTTCCGCGACATGACGTATTTCAAACTCAAAATCTTCCAGCTCAACACCGAGGACACCCCATCGTTCCTCTATCAACGAATCCCTTCAGCATGCTCGACTACCGTAGGAAACCCGTGA
- a CDS encoding PD-(D/E)XK nuclease-like domain-containing protein — MKMENVGLLSMSAEQYHGNKEAVGHSGLVKLMRSPAHYQEYVANPPEPTPAMAFGTALHMAVLEPAEFSSVYSVFDESRLEGTLQSLDDYKSAAEALGIKVGKMKKDEIKDAIKVADVDSRFVFREDAIARLYGGKQILQPTAMLAIQSIQASISRHKGAARLLSTGLAEMSGFWMDSETGIPCKCRPDWLVMAGEMTTGIVDVKSCCDASAEGFSRVIATMGYDLQAAYYQDGIKALTGRTLPFHFIAVEKDAPFATAVYKASDEMIEVGRAKYRGALQLLKWCRENNQWPAYQPSGVIEEIDLPRWAANFNLDD; from the coding sequence ATGAAGATGGAAAACGTAGGTCTGTTGTCGATGTCTGCCGAGCAATATCACGGCAACAAGGAGGCTGTTGGACACTCAGGTCTAGTGAAGCTGATGCGTTCACCTGCGCATTATCAGGAGTACGTAGCCAATCCGCCTGAGCCAACGCCGGCCATGGCTTTCGGGACCGCGCTGCATATGGCGGTTCTGGAACCGGCTGAGTTCTCCTCGGTGTATTCAGTCTTCGATGAATCCAGGCTGGAAGGCACATTGCAATCCCTGGATGATTACAAGTCTGCGGCTGAAGCGCTGGGCATCAAGGTTGGGAAGATGAAGAAGGATGAGATCAAGGATGCCATCAAGGTAGCCGATGTCGATTCCCGTTTCGTGTTCCGTGAAGATGCGATCGCCAGACTGTACGGCGGCAAGCAGATTCTGCAACCGACAGCAATGTTGGCCATTCAGTCGATTCAGGCCAGCATCTCCCGGCATAAGGGTGCGGCGCGTTTGCTCTCCACAGGGCTGGCGGAAATGTCAGGCTTCTGGATGGATTCAGAAACCGGGATCCCGTGCAAATGTCGCCCTGACTGGCTGGTCATGGCAGGCGAAATGACCACCGGCATCGTGGATGTGAAGTCTTGCTGCGATGCCTCGGCAGAAGGCTTTTCCCGAGTTATTGCAACGATGGGCTACGACCTGCAGGCAGCCTATTATCAGGACGGGATAAAAGCCCTGACGGGCCGTACGCTTCCGTTCCATTTCATTGCTGTCGAGAAGGACGCCCCGTTTGCAACGGCGGTCTACAAGGCAAGTGACGAAATGATCGAGGTCGGCCGTGCGAAGTATCGCGGCGCACTTCAGCTGCTGAAGTGGTGTCGAGAAAACAACCAATGGCCGGCTTACCAACCGAGCGGTGTGATCGAAGAGATCGATCTGCCGCGCTGGGCAGCCAACTTCAATCTGGATGACTAG
- a CDS encoding IS1634 family transposase, producing MYLRESKQRRADGSVVTYLQLAENVWDAAKGRSQASIVHNCGRADDPDVVERLRRLAKSILRRCSPEEIVAADGDWRLICAWPYGDLYVLEAIWKQLGIDAIVRQQASPRHLGFDVERALFALVANRACAPASKLYCHEQWLKEDAHIDGTQGLKLHQLYRAMDFLEANKNAIEHAIFHRVADLLNLDVEVIFYDTTSLHFETDEEDEGDKNGNVQGSQAAGKKVYAAPRKRGHSKNGRSDAPQIIVGMAVTRDGFPVRHWVFPGNTVDVTTVARVKEDLRGWQLTRCLFVGDAGMVSQANLQTLSKGGGKYLLAMPMRRGDEVTEDVLSRPGRYRTVAENLEVKEVIVGEGERRRRYAVCFNPLEAKRQKAHREELLNELEAELASLSDLAKVSHTKRVCALRSSARYGRLLKETKRGLAIDRQAVAELERFDGKFVVHSNDDTLTAEDMALGYKQQQRVEEAWRTMKSGLKMRPVFHWAPHRIHAHIAITVLSLLLERTIEHACQDTWRTIRDDLKRIQLALLSSPHGRVWQVTEPSPDAANRLKALKIKPPKPILNLD from the coding sequence ATGTACCTACGCGAGAGCAAACAACGGCGAGCGGATGGCAGCGTCGTGACCTATCTGCAACTGGCGGAGAACGTCTGGGATGCCGCCAAGGGAAGGTCGCAAGCCAGCATCGTGCATAACTGCGGGCGCGCCGACGATCCCGACGTTGTCGAGCGTCTGCGCAGGCTGGCCAAAAGCATCCTGCGCCGCTGCTCGCCGGAAGAGATCGTCGCTGCCGATGGCGACTGGCGCCTGATCTGCGCCTGGCCCTACGGCGACCTCTACGTCCTCGAAGCCATCTGGAAGCAACTCGGCATCGACGCCATCGTGCGACAGCAGGCCAGCCCGCGGCATCTCGGGTTCGACGTCGAGCGCGCCCTGTTCGCTCTGGTCGCCAATCGTGCCTGCGCGCCGGCCTCGAAACTCTATTGCCATGAACAGTGGCTCAAGGAAGACGCGCATATCGACGGGACGCAGGGATTGAAACTGCACCAGCTGTACCGCGCCATGGACTTCCTGGAAGCGAACAAGAACGCCATCGAGCACGCCATCTTCCACCGGGTGGCCGACCTGCTCAATCTCGACGTCGAGGTGATCTTCTACGACACCACCTCGCTGCACTTCGAGACCGATGAGGAAGACGAAGGCGACAAGAACGGAAACGTCCAGGGCAGCCAGGCGGCCGGCAAGAAAGTCTATGCCGCTCCTCGCAAGCGCGGCCACAGCAAGAACGGCCGCAGCGATGCGCCGCAGATCATCGTCGGTATGGCCGTCACCCGGGATGGCTTTCCGGTGCGTCACTGGGTCTTCCCCGGCAACACGGTCGATGTCACCACCGTTGCCCGGGTCAAGGAAGACCTACGCGGCTGGCAACTCACGCGCTGCCTCTTCGTCGGCGATGCCGGCATGGTCTCGCAGGCCAACTTGCAGACCTTGTCCAAGGGCGGCGGCAAGTACCTGCTGGCGATGCCAATGCGCCGCGGCGACGAGGTCACCGAGGACGTGCTATCGCGACCGGGCCGCTATCGCACTGTCGCCGAGAATCTGGAGGTGAAGGAAGTCATCGTCGGCGAGGGCGAGCGGCGGCGACGCTATGCGGTCTGCTTCAATCCGCTGGAAGCCAAACGCCAGAAGGCACATCGGGAGGAACTGCTGAACGAACTGGAGGCGGAACTGGCCAGCCTGTCCGATCTGGCCAAGGTGAGTCACACGAAACGGGTCTGCGCCTTGCGCAGCAGCGCCCGCTACGGGCGCTTGCTGAAGGAAACGAAGCGGGGCTTGGCGATTGATCGCCAGGCGGTCGCCGAACTGGAGCGTTTCGACGGCAAGTTCGTGGTGCATAGCAACGACGACACGCTCACGGCCGAGGACATGGCGCTGGGCTACAAACAGCAGCAGCGGGTGGAAGAGGCCTGGCGGACGATGAAGAGCGGATTGAAGATGCGTCCGGTGTTCCACTGGGCGCCCCACCGCATTCATGCCCACATCGCCATCACCGTTCTGTCGCTCTTGCTGGAGCGCACCATCGAGCACGCGTGTCAGGATACCTGGCGCACTATCCGGGATGACCTGAAGCGCATCCAGTTGGCGCTATTGTCCAGCCCCCACGGTCGTGTCTGGCAGGTGACCGAGCCTTCGCCGGATGCCGCTAACCGATTGAAGGCATTGAAAATAAAGCCGCCGAAGCCGATCCTGAATCTGGATTGA
- a CDS encoding ATP-dependent helicase: MNLNLYQERAVTASGHCTILACPGSGKTRVLSARAAHLLANNEKGRLCAVTFTRDAADELRSRILLACGPDHARRLADGTFHSLALAQIKRFSKGKPPRLLAEGERLAVLRRCWKQHAPSLSFENVIQGIDRVKSRLALPVFSDPALESVFLGYQDLMESEGSMDFSDLLLTTVSKMTSGEMSPLPIRWLLVDEAQDMDEVQMEWILLHGRSGIEVTLVGDDDQSLYAFRHALGYEGLQEVTFALSATETTLPINYRCAPNILTHAAKLIEHNKNRAPKKISAHKEVSGEINVLRLPDRWAEVDQIGNTIINGGDKQEWAILWLFTGFLR; this comes from the coding sequence GTGAATCTCAATCTGTACCAGGAGCGTGCCGTAACGGCTAGCGGGCACTGCACGATCCTGGCATGTCCCGGTTCCGGCAAAACCCGGGTTCTTTCGGCGCGGGCTGCTCACCTTCTGGCCAACAACGAGAAAGGTCGATTGTGCGCAGTGACTTTCACTCGGGATGCTGCGGATGAGCTTCGATCCCGAATTCTTCTAGCCTGTGGGCCTGACCACGCAAGACGGCTCGCTGACGGGACATTTCACTCGCTGGCGCTTGCTCAGATCAAGCGCTTCAGTAAAGGGAAGCCACCGAGGCTGCTCGCAGAAGGTGAACGGCTTGCCGTGCTACGACGATGCTGGAAACAGCATGCTCCAAGTCTGTCCTTCGAGAATGTTATTCAGGGAATCGACCGAGTTAAGTCCCGTCTGGCGCTCCCTGTGTTTTCTGATCCGGCACTTGAATCGGTTTTTCTCGGGTACCAGGATCTGATGGAATCCGAAGGATCCATGGATTTTTCCGATCTGCTACTGACCACGGTCAGCAAAATGACCAGTGGCGAAATGTCCCCTCTGCCAATTCGCTGGCTTCTCGTCGATGAGGCGCAGGATATGGATGAGGTACAGATGGAGTGGATCCTTCTTCACGGCCGCTCCGGTATCGAAGTGACCTTGGTCGGGGATGACGATCAAAGCCTTTACGCCTTCCGCCATGCCCTCGGCTACGAAGGACTCCAGGAAGTGACCTTTGCCCTATCAGCTACTGAGACTACCTTGCCGATTAATTACCGCTGCGCTCCCAACATCCTGACCCATGCGGCGAAACTCATCGAGCACAACAAGAATCGGGCGCCCAAGAAGATTTCCGCACACAAGGAGGTCTCTGGAGAAATAAATGTACTGCGCTTGCCAGATCGATGGGCTGAGGTCGATCAGATCGGCAACACAATCATAAATGGCGGTGACAAACAGGAGTGGGCAATTCTTTGGCTGTTCACGGGTTTCCTACGGTAG